One genomic window of Sulfurovum lithotrophicum includes the following:
- the mfd gene encoding transcription-repair coupling factor has protein sequence MYQSNIYEYLENLREEKLLLCKDDKESIQIRDVAQLLGFDTFVLPDIRVNVGEDLRAYTEDLQLFFAQLSAYHASDRKKILISPVRTVLLPFPKPEFFRKKVLEFGDTVDLNALKDTLYQWGYHFTDIAASRGEVSFRGDIIDIFPIDAEKPYRISLFDDEIESIQHYDEATQKRFEEELDTVAFTPAFLALDKEQYEALKNRVERSRYDTFVKDIDSLGLWHLEDLGQSALEQFPAVWASNLDEELKEIYELGEPLIPRKDFLLPSVPESDRYRDLEVVEPNKLLEVHKNKKITVIARNESIVRGSELSSFENIEFVYQDGIVNIMGDDRLVISLNKPLKKKRVKKATIILDELKPGDYVVHENHGVGIFKGIEKRDVLGATSEFVVIFYQNEDSLLIPVSSLEVIDRYVAEGGALPVLDRLGKASFKKLKGKVREKLFAIASQIINLSAQRHLKKGIRMKIDREEHTLFMSKAGFLHTEDQERAINDMLDDMSSGRMMDRLLSADVGFGKTEVAMNGMFVAVRNGYQAMMIAPTTLLSSQHYKSLKERFYDYGFKVAKLDRFSTTKEKNAILKGLAEGSIDVVVGTHALLKAKFKNLALVIIDEEHKFGVKQKEALKEMSIDVHLLSMSATPIPRSLNMALSEVKSFSEILTPPTERQGVRTFVKSYDDKVIKEAILREMRRGGQIFYVFNSIAGIDEKKKQLLEILPKLRVAVLHSKISAKETEDEMLKFEDGEYDVLLSTSIVESGIHMPHANTMIVDGADNFGIADLHQLRGRVGRGGREGYCYFMVTDKDRLTENAKKRLIALESHSDLGSGAVLAFHDLEIRGGGNIIGEAQSGHIKQIGYSLYLRMLEDAIKELSGQDKEVAHNIDMKLSIDAYLNEELIEEDRLRLELYRRLSLCETTGEVYEIEAEIADRFGKLDTITRQFIDVMVMKVLAKEQGISKVSSYGENVFIEFREEGKERVVLKSNSKDDDDIIATAMGYLKGKQ, from the coding sequence ATGTATCAAAGCAATATCTATGAATATTTGGAAAATTTAAGAGAAGAAAAACTTCTTCTCTGCAAAGATGATAAAGAGTCAATACAGATAAGAGATGTAGCACAACTGCTTGGGTTTGATACGTTTGTCCTACCCGATATCAGGGTGAATGTAGGTGAAGACCTTCGTGCCTATACAGAAGACCTTCAGCTCTTTTTTGCACAGCTTTCCGCCTATCATGCTTCCGACAGAAAAAAGATTCTCATTTCTCCAGTCCGGACTGTACTGCTGCCCTTTCCAAAACCTGAATTTTTCAGGAAGAAAGTCCTGGAATTCGGTGACACGGTCGACCTGAACGCACTGAAAGATACTCTGTATCAATGGGGATACCATTTTACCGATATCGCTGCGAGCAGGGGAGAGGTCTCTTTCCGTGGTGATATCATCGATATCTTTCCTATCGATGCTGAAAAACCCTACCGTATCTCCCTTTTTGATGACGAGATAGAGTCGATACAGCATTATGATGAAGCGACACAGAAGCGTTTTGAAGAGGAGTTGGACACTGTAGCGTTTACGCCTGCTTTTCTTGCACTTGACAAGGAGCAGTATGAGGCCCTTAAAAACAGAGTAGAGAGAAGCCGGTACGACACTTTTGTTAAAGATATAGATTCTCTTGGACTGTGGCATCTTGAGGATCTTGGTCAGAGTGCACTCGAACAGTTCCCAGCTGTTTGGGCGAGTAATCTGGATGAGGAACTCAAAGAGATCTACGAATTGGGTGAACCGCTGATACCGCGTAAAGATTTCCTGCTTCCTTCCGTGCCGGAGAGTGACCGCTACCGTGACCTTGAAGTGGTGGAGCCCAACAAACTGCTTGAGGTCCACAAAAACAAAAAGATCACGGTCATCGCCAGGAACGAGAGTATCGTCAGGGGCTCTGAGCTGAGCAGTTTTGAGAATATTGAATTCGTTTATCAGGACGGTATCGTCAATATCATGGGAGATGACAGGCTTGTCATCTCTTTGAACAAACCGCTCAAGAAGAAACGGGTCAAGAAAGCGACGATCATCCTTGATGAACTCAAACCCGGTGATTATGTGGTGCATGAGAACCACGGTGTGGGTATCTTCAAAGGGATCGAAAAGCGTGATGTGCTGGGGGCGACCAGTGAATTTGTGGTGATCTTTTATCAGAATGAGGATTCTCTGCTCATTCCGGTCTCCTCTCTTGAAGTGATAGACCGCTATGTGGCAGAGGGCGGAGCACTGCCGGTTCTGGACAGGCTTGGCAAGGCAAGCTTTAAAAAGCTCAAAGGCAAGGTAAGGGAGAAACTCTTTGCCATCGCTTCCCAGATCATCAATCTCTCCGCCCAGAGACACCTGAAAAAAGGTATCAGGATGAAGATCGACAGAGAGGAACATACGCTTTTCATGTCCAAAGCCGGTTTCCTGCATACCGAAGATCAGGAAAGGGCGATCAACGATATGCTCGATGACATGAGTTCGGGCCGGATGATGGACCGTCTGCTCTCTGCCGATGTGGGATTCGGAAAAACGGAAGTGGCGATGAACGGGATGTTCGTTGCCGTCAGGAACGGTTACCAGGCTATGATGATCGCACCGACCACGCTGCTTAGTTCCCAGCATTACAAAAGCCTCAAGGAGCGTTTTTATGATTACGGGTTCAAAGTGGCCAAACTCGACCGTTTTTCTACGACCAAAGAGAAAAATGCCATCCTGAAAGGATTGGCGGAAGGGAGCATTGATGTAGTAGTGGGTACACATGCACTGCTCAAGGCAAAGTTCAAGAACCTTGCTCTGGTAATCATAGACGAAGAGCATAAGTTCGGTGTAAAACAGAAAGAGGCACTCAAAGAGATGAGTATCGATGTGCATCTGCTCTCGATGTCTGCCACACCTATACCGCGTTCATTGAATATGGCGCTTTCAGAGGTCAAGAGCTTTTCTGAGATACTTACACCTCCGACAGAACGCCAGGGCGTCCGTACTTTTGTGAAGAGTTATGATGACAAAGTGATCAAAGAGGCCATTCTGAGGGAGATGCGGCGCGGTGGGCAGATCTTCTATGTCTTCAACTCCATTGCCGGGATAGACGAGAAGAAGAAACAGTTGCTTGAAATTCTGCCTAAGCTTCGTGTTGCCGTACTGCACTCCAAGATCTCCGCTAAAGAGACGGAAGACGAGATGCTGAAGTTCGAGGATGGAGAGTATGACGTACTGCTCTCCACCTCCATCGTCGAGTCAGGCATCCATATGCCGCATGCCAACACGATGATCGTCGATGGGGCGGACAATTTCGGTATCGCCGACCTGCATCAGCTCAGAGGCCGTGTCGGACGGGGCGGAAGGGAAGGTTACTGCTACTTCATGGTAACGGACAAGGACAGATTGACCGAGAATGCCAAAAAGCGCCTCATCGCACTGGAATCGCACTCCGATCTCGGTTCGGGTGCCGTGCTGGCTTTCCATGACCTTGAGATCCGTGGTGGTGGTAACATCATCGGGGAAGCACAAAGTGGACACATCAAGCAGATTGGTTATTCGCTCTACCTGCGTATGCTTGAAGATGCCATCAAAGAATTGAGTGGACAGGACAAAGAGGTAGCGCATAACATCGATATGAAACTCTCCATTGACGCCTACCTGAACGAAGAGCTCATCGAAGAGGACAGGCTGCGGCTCGAACTCTACCGCAGGCTCTCACTGTGCGAAACAACAGGAGAGGTCTACGAGATAGAAGCCGAGATTGCCGACCGCTTTGGTAAACTTGACACCATCACCAGACAGTTTATCGATGTCATGGTCATGAAAGTACTGGCAAAAGAGCAGGGCATTTCCAAAGTTTCTTCCTACGGGGAGAATGTCTTCATTGAGTTCAGGGAAGAGGGCAAAGAGCGCGTGGTTTTAAAATCCAACTCCAAAGATGATGACGATATCATTGCAACCGCGATGGGATATTTGAAGGGGAAACAATAG
- a CDS encoding response regulator transcription factor, with protein sequence MIGYKRLFELTNAYSVLLVEDYEPLRNDMAEMLEDLFETVVAASNGVEALGLYDEYRTKRHRTFDIVISDIQMPLMNGVDLCEALRERNEEQQIIILSAHTDSKYLLRLINLGIAQFISKPVQHDRLFDSLSFVCGKVSKENATVSQGSMLDLGEKMFWDKERSLLTQNGYPVQLTRHETFLMQLLVRKAEQVCTGEEILHYFYLESVELDEKNIRNLVFKLRKKLPKSVISSIYGMGYKFSLFSQSF encoded by the coding sequence GTGATTGGCTACAAGAGACTTTTCGAACTGACCAATGCGTATTCGGTGCTGTTGGTGGAAGATTATGAGCCGCTTCGCAACGATATGGCAGAAATGCTGGAAGATCTTTTTGAAACGGTGGTAGCAGCATCGAACGGTGTGGAAGCTTTGGGACTTTACGATGAGTATCGTACAAAACGCCACCGTACCTTTGATATTGTCATATCGGATATACAGATGCCGCTGATGAATGGGGTTGACCTTTGTGAGGCTCTGCGTGAACGCAACGAGGAACAGCAGATCATCATTCTTTCTGCCCATACGGACAGTAAATATCTTCTCAGGCTCATCAATCTGGGTATTGCACAATTCATCAGCAAGCCCGTACAGCATGACCGTCTGTTCGATTCACTCTCTTTTGTATGCGGAAAGGTCAGTAAAGAAAATGCAACAGTTTCTCAAGGCAGTATGCTTGATCTGGGAGAAAAAATGTTTTGGGACAAAGAGAGGAGCCTGCTGACGCAGAACGGTTATCCTGTGCAGTTGACCCGGCATGAGACCTTTCTGATGCAGTTATTGGTAAGAAAAGCTGAACAGGTATGCACGGGAGAGGAGATATTGCATTATTTCTACCTTGAGAGTGTTGAGCTGGATGAAAAAAATATACGGAACCTGGTCTTCAAACTGCGTAAAAAACTTCCCAAGAGTGTGATAAGCAGTATTTATGGTATGGGATACAAGTTCTCATTGTTCAGTCAGTCCTTTTAG
- a CDS encoding sensor histidine kinase, with protein sequence MKFVYLFLSFFLTFHLFLHAKTLPSDLNLSEPKSTFTSLGEARLVQNMHTDDNTRYTAENLLKMLFPFALLVLLILLSLYAQRQYNKRLRKQMELAVEELRHKDELLLQQQRMAAMGEMLSMISHQWKQPLGAINSAVIGVNMKIASGKFDLAQPTERKKFLAYLQRKHDSILEYVRYLSDTTDDFRNFFNPYKSKATAPLSQPVENALMIIQKSLEGKGIQVITELNDHTEIMMYENEIIQVILNLLKNSEDIFLEKNIQVPKIIIATLQQKQQCLIRIYDNGGGIHATVAKKIFEPYFSTKEHNVGTGLGLYMSRIIMEDHHNGSIKMRNKNGGGLL encoded by the coding sequence ATGAAATTTGTATATCTTTTTTTATCTTTTTTCCTGACCTTTCATCTTTTTTTACATGCAAAAACTCTGCCTTCAGACCTTAACCTATCAGAGCCAAAGAGTACCTTTACCTCTTTGGGTGAAGCACGCTTGGTACAAAACATGCATACAGACGACAATACCCGGTATACAGCTGAGAATCTTTTGAAAATGCTCTTTCCTTTTGCCCTGCTTGTCCTGCTCATACTGCTCAGCCTCTATGCACAGCGCCAATACAATAAACGGTTGAGAAAACAGATGGAATTGGCGGTGGAAGAGTTGCGGCACAAGGATGAACTGCTACTTCAACAGCAGAGAATGGCTGCAATGGGAGAGATGCTCAGCATGATCTCGCACCAGTGGAAACAGCCGCTTGGAGCCATAAATTCCGCTGTCATAGGGGTTAACATGAAGATCGCAAGCGGTAAATTCGACCTTGCCCAACCTACCGAACGAAAAAAGTTCCTTGCTTATCTACAAAGGAAACACGACAGCATTCTGGAGTATGTGCGCTATCTTTCCGATACGACGGACGACTTCAGGAACTTTTTCAACCCCTACAAAAGCAAGGCGACAGCACCCTTGAGCCAACCCGTTGAAAATGCCCTGATGATCATTCAAAAATCACTTGAAGGCAAAGGCATTCAAGTCATTACAGAATTGAATGACCATACCGAGATCATGATGTATGAAAATGAGATCATTCAGGTCATACTCAATCTGCTGAAAAACAGTGAAGACATTTTTTTGGAAAAAAATATCCAAGTCCCGAAGATCATTATCGCTACGCTTCAACAAAAACAACAGTGTCTCATACGGATATACGACAACGGCGGAGGAATTCACGCTACTGTTGCCAAAAAGATCTTTGAACCCTATTTCAGCACCAAGGAGCACAATGTCGGTACAGGACTTGGGCTGTATATGTCCAGGATCATTATGGAAGATCACCACAACGGTTCCATAAAGATGCGAAACAAAAACGGGGGGGGTCTGCTTTGA